CGAAATCGGATCCAGCGGTCCTTCATCCGTATACCACTCCCTCCCCCTCAGCAACTTCACATCACGAAAATCCAATAATCCCGCATTCGCAAGCGTACAAGCTGCGAAAGCGCTGAGTCGGACTTTCGGGGCTTTCGGGACTTTCGCGCGCTGCTTGGAAGGACGCCATTCCCACACGGCAGCGCGGGAGGGGGAGAGAGCGCAGCGGAGGGAGTCGACATTGAGGTGCTGATGGAAGAAATCGGCTCCTTGCTCGGCTCCTCGCTCAGCGCGGATTTTGTCGGCGAGATCTGCCGCGCGCGCGAGAGTCGAGGGTTGCAGACAGAAAGTGATTGCGGAGGCGAGGATCGCAGGTGTGAGAGTTTTATGAGGGATGGGATCAGGACCTGCACCTGCGCGAGCAAGCATAGCGCCCCAGAACGGCTGGTCGCCGAAGAAGGGGATCACGACCGTGGGACGTCCGGCTGCGATGCCCGCTGCTGTGGTGCCTGCGCCGCCGTGGTGGACGACGCAGGAGACGTGTTGGAAGAGCCAGTCGTGGGGTACGTTGTCTAGCATGAAGATGTTGGCTGGGACGGTGTCGGAGCCTATTCCGCCCCAGCCTTTGGATAGGAGGATTCTTTGCCCGGTTGATCTCGCGGTTTCGAAGATAAGCTGCGTCATGGCGTCGGGGTTTTCGAGCACGATGCTGCCGAAACCGATGTACACGGGTCGAGGCCCTGCGTCGAGGAAAGCTTGCAGTTCCGGAGAAGGGGTATATTCCGCAGCCAAGTCGAGGAAGTAGAATCCCGCAATGTCAATGTGTTCTCCCCAGTCCCGCGGTTTGGGAATCAGTGCCGGCGACCAGCAATACGTGTGCGGCACTTTGAGAAGTTCGAGCATACCGGGTCCCCACATGGAACTGATGGGATCTAAATTGAGGCATTTCCTTCGGAAACGGTTGATGATGTCGCCCAGGGCTTGCCAGGAGAGGAGCTCGATCATGGCGTAGCTAATGAAGTTGGTCATTTGCGGGTCGGCGTTGGAGGATTGGATGTTGGCGAGAGGGTGTGGAAAGGCGCGGGTGGGAGAGTAGGGCATCGTGAACATGATGTGGAGGGGAATGCCGAGTTTCTCGGCGCAATGGATGTGTGCGAAGCTGGGAGGgttggcgatgatggcgtcCGCGACGAAGGGTCGGGTGTCGGGTTCGAAGGGAGGTTTGTTGTCTGCGCAGGTGGCAGCTTCGTCGTCCTGCATTCCGTCGCCGGCTTCGAAACATGAGCGCCAGCAGCCTTGAATGTACTCGCTGACGTCTTTGCGCCGTTTTTTGATGTCTCCGTTCATGATACTGCGGAAGCCGGGGACGAGACGGGGATTCTCGGCCATGAATGCCATGAGGCGGGAAGGATCGCCGCCAATGCTGAAGAATTCCAAGCCATTCTCCACGACGAAGGTACGGAAACAAGGGTGCGTTGCGAGGCGTACTCGATGGCCGTATTTCTCCTTGAGGACCTTGCCGAGGGCGATGAAGGGCTGCACGTCGCCGCGTGAGCCTACTACTTGGATCACGACATTCAAGATGGGTGGATTCGGAATTCTCTCCTGGTCTTCCAAGGGAGGATGTTGGGTCACTAAGGTGCTATCCTCTGCCTTGCGGAACTGCTCGTGGAGTGCAGGGTTGAAGATCTGGGACAAATGGCGACTGCGTTGGTTGATGCGGATGTTGACACGACCATCGTCTGCAATACGACCGGTAATGCCCGGATCTTCTCCCTCATTGCCAGGTTCCCCGAAGATGTTGCCATACGCAGGAGGTGCCAATTCGTCGGTCGAATCGGGAGTAGCGAGGTCTGTTTCTTGAAGCAAAATTGGGTGATTTGCGGCGTTGGTGGACTGTACGGCCGTATGTACGGCCGTAGCGGCTCGTGCTTGCTGGGAAGTGGAGTGCTGTTCCATCGATGGGTCCTCATCATGATGGGTCATCCTGACGGGTGCCATATGGCTGTCTGGCAAGGGTGGTATGGCTTAGTCTGGGAAACCCCAGGATGGTGTCAACGAAGAGAGACGACGCTCAATTTATCTTCGCCTCTTTGACTATAGATCTTGGGTTGTGTAGACGACTTCAATGCCTGCAAACGTTAGCGATCGATTCATCAACAAGGCCTGAGAATTCGCACCTTTGAGTACGGCGTGCCGGACAGTGTACAACACCTGAGGCGCAACTGACGACTTCAATGGGCGCCAGGATGCGATCTGTATGCCCTGCAAAGTCAATGGGGTTTCGCTGGCAATAGCGTGTCTTCGTACTGCTAAAtggagaagtcgaattcTGTTGCCTACATTTTACCCTTTCTCCCAGAATCCTTCGATATGCCGGTACCTGGGAATTCTGTTGCCTAGTTGGGCAGAATTTAAGCTTAAAGATCCTTCCAATGCTGCTGTTGTCTGCCAA
This is a stretch of genomic DNA from Zymoseptoria tritici IPO323 chromosome 3, whole genome shotgun sequence. It encodes these proteins:
- a CDS encoding UDP-glucuronosyl/UDP-glucosyltransferase, which gives rise to MTHHDEDPSMEQHSTSQQARAATAVHTAVQSTNAANHPILLQETDLATPDSTDELAPPAYGNIFGEPGNEGEDPGITGRIADDGRVNIRINQRSRHLSQIFNPALHEQFRKAEDSTLVTQHPPLEDQERIPNPPILNVVIQVVGSRGDVQPFIALGKVLKEKYGHRVRLATHPCFRTFVVENGLEFFSIGGDPSRLMAFMAENPRLVPGFRSIMNGDIKKRRKDVSEYIQGCWRSCFEAGDGMQDDEAATCADNKPPFEPDTRPFVADAIIANPPSFAHIHCAEKLGIPLHIMFTMPYSPTRAFPHPLANIQSSNADPQMTNFISYAMIELLSWQALGDIINRFRRKCLNLDPISSMWGPGMLELLKVPHTYCWSPALIPKPRDWGEHIDIAGFYFLDLAAEYTPSPELQAFLDAGPRPVYIGFGSIVLENPDAMTQLIFETARSTGQRILLSKGWGGIGSDTVPANIFMLDNVPHDWLFQHVSCVVHHGGAGTTAAGIAAGRPTVVIPFFGDQPFWGAMLARAGAGPDPIPHKTLTPAILASAITFCLQPSTLARAADLADKIRAERGAEQGADFFHQHLNVDSLRCALSPSRAAVWEWRPSKQRAKVPKAPKVRLSAFAACTLANAGLLDFRDVKLLRGREWYTDEGPLDPISGGFVAATRAFGGMAVGLAGVPGETWKVLRGGRRREASTGNGRTGSEVSSLLMEEEGKSSSTTAGSAQSQTGASSESHTAGEASSSARSDALSTSFHTTNSRIRNRVEPNPNKHKDRLRPTAPHTSAGAGKFLRTLAQSPTNLSLSLTRGTHNLPKLWNDTTVRPQERVTSLSTGLVAGGREFGYGWYDGLTGLVTHPLKGARQEGLGGFAKGVGKGAAGFVVKPLAGALGVLGYTLKGVSEEVRGLAGGGQLGEWIAAARMGMGYEEWLRSGMEEREGVVKMWEGMRGSGGKEDWKVRVASTDLLPPPATRRSGGEVVAPEQSLYSTEGWTMSGDGVGYSHTRATREASSTPPHAGKSATPPETFARHSSDSSQPGSVLDTSSLNSLTDDPPPAGNLQSFHDVPAHGSSREYPREKTAQDKTEEEIVMEYVRKQSLLEEAHRQGRMVGIQAAASSSRVGGWDEDEDLRRALELSLRR